From one Luteipulveratus mongoliensis genomic stretch:
- a CDS encoding SAM-dependent methyltransferase has translation MSTTISHDTSSRVSREEVSAEVALIAERLRAADHLLLPLDQELELLEQLQDFEFGRFLLRNKGLNGYWTSYVFGYADGDAVESSLEKWLLTSSLLPGIRERFGRFKVEVAKYVRDDAVFASVPCGLMGDLLQQDYSGVDGVRLIGVDIDPESVRLAEAEAIRRGLVDRCQFLLRDAWTLGLDGDVDLLVSNGLNMYEPERERLVQLYRGFGRALRPGGRLLISFIPAPPPLPWLDASGAEVWAKFGMGEADLRQDLAIFGDILGGAKYMNFTSEDELRAQLQEAGLRVDEVSYSEAGVLPIATATRA, from the coding sequence ATGTCCACCACCATCTCCCACGACACGAGCAGCCGAGTCAGTCGAGAGGAGGTCAGCGCCGAGGTCGCGCTGATCGCTGAGCGCCTCCGCGCTGCCGACCACCTTCTCCTTCCCCTCGACCAGGAGCTGGAGCTCCTGGAGCAGCTGCAGGACTTCGAGTTCGGCCGTTTCCTGCTGCGCAACAAGGGGCTCAACGGCTACTGGACGTCGTACGTCTTCGGCTACGCGGACGGCGACGCGGTGGAGTCCTCGCTGGAGAAGTGGCTACTGACGTCTTCCCTGCTGCCGGGGATCCGTGAGCGGTTCGGTCGGTTCAAGGTCGAGGTCGCGAAGTATGTCCGCGACGACGCCGTCTTCGCCTCCGTCCCATGCGGACTGATGGGGGACCTGCTGCAGCAGGACTACTCAGGGGTGGACGGCGTACGGCTGATCGGTGTCGACATCGACCCCGAGTCGGTCCGGCTGGCCGAGGCCGAGGCGATCCGCCGTGGCCTCGTCGACCGGTGCCAGTTCCTGCTGCGTGATGCCTGGACGCTGGGTCTCGACGGTGATGTCGACCTGCTGGTGAGCAACGGCCTGAACATGTACGAGCCCGAGCGCGAGCGGCTCGTCCAGCTGTACCGCGGATTCGGCCGGGCGCTGCGACCGGGTGGCCGCCTGCTGATCAGCTTCATCCCGGCTCCGCCGCCGCTGCCGTGGCTGGACGCGAGCGGCGCCGAGGTGTGGGCCAAGTTCGGGATGGGCGAGGCCGATCTGCGCCAGGACCTTGCGATCTTCGGCGACATTCTGGGCGGCGCCAAATACATGAACTTCACCAGCGAGGACGAGCTGCGCGCGCAGCTGCAGGAGGCCGGGCTGCGGGTCGACGAGGTGTCCTACAGCGAGGCCGGCGTGCTTCCGATCGCCACCGCAACGCGCGCCTGA
- a CDS encoding DHA2 family efflux MFS transporter permease subunit — translation MTTSTSTSGSPPVDRPWRALAAMMFGFFMIMLDTTIVVVAMPKLSADLQGDISSTTWVTSAYLLAFAVPLLVAGRLGDQYGPKRVYMVGMVIFTISSLLCGVSASIGQLIAFRALQGIGAALISPQSMATVGKLFPKDQRGRAMSYWGMVSGVAMLLGPVTGGFLVDTLGWRSIFFINIPFGIIGIYTAHRFVPVMAGDRHKLDLGGVLLSGLAVFCLVFSLENGAGYDWGTITDDLGVLGLQTGLSVTVYEVLGLGVVSAILFVIWEALRKEEPLVPLGIFRSRTFSVANLAIVIAGFSLTAATFPGTLYFQAGRGMTPTEAALMTLPSALVSVPLAPQVGKIVDRYGPKWPAFTGLTIFSVALLVRYFLMTPDMPLAALLAQAIMMGAGSVLMMSPLGVAAMQSAGPRHMGAASGLFNTARQLGSTLGSAAVASLMTIQLRDQVIEHRDELPPGQSPGPISFDQLTGAGGQANEFVRTVACATMANLTLFPACTLAAGSLLVFFLLKNPTRRGPGPGGPKPAAVSVETTSPQPAPARGR, via the coding sequence ATGACGACATCTACCTCTACCTCAGGAAGTCCCCCGGTCGACCGACCGTGGCGCGCGCTCGCAGCCATGATGTTCGGCTTCTTCATGATCATGCTCGACACCACGATCGTGGTCGTCGCGATGCCGAAGCTGTCGGCAGATCTGCAGGGCGACATCAGCAGTACGACCTGGGTGACCAGTGCGTACCTGCTGGCCTTCGCCGTACCACTGCTGGTCGCTGGACGTCTCGGCGACCAGTACGGCCCGAAGCGGGTCTACATGGTCGGCATGGTGATCTTCACGATCTCCTCGCTGCTGTGCGGGGTCTCGGCCTCCATCGGTCAGCTGATCGCGTTCCGGGCGCTGCAGGGCATCGGCGCCGCGCTCATCTCGCCGCAGTCCATGGCCACCGTCGGCAAGCTCTTCCCCAAGGATCAGCGTGGGCGAGCGATGTCGTACTGGGGCATGGTCTCGGGCGTCGCGATGCTGCTGGGGCCGGTCACGGGCGGATTCCTCGTGGACACGCTCGGCTGGCGCTCGATTTTCTTCATCAACATCCCGTTCGGGATCATCGGCATCTACACCGCGCACCGTTTCGTGCCCGTCATGGCCGGTGACCGCCACAAGCTGGACCTCGGCGGCGTTCTGCTGAGCGGTCTGGCCGTCTTCTGCCTCGTCTTCTCGCTGGAGAACGGCGCTGGCTACGACTGGGGCACCATCACCGACGACCTCGGCGTCCTCGGCCTGCAAACCGGGCTGTCCGTCACGGTGTACGAGGTCCTGGGTCTGGGAGTGGTGTCCGCGATCCTCTTCGTGATCTGGGAGGCCCTGCGCAAGGAAGAGCCACTCGTACCTCTCGGCATCTTCCGGTCCCGGACCTTCTCGGTCGCCAATCTGGCCATCGTCATCGCCGGCTTCTCGCTGACGGCCGCGACGTTCCCAGGCACGCTGTACTTCCAGGCCGGCCGCGGTATGACGCCGACCGAGGCCGCGTTGATGACGCTGCCGTCGGCCTTGGTGTCCGTACCGCTCGCGCCACAGGTCGGCAAGATCGTCGACCGGTACGGGCCGAAGTGGCCGGCGTTCACAGGTCTGACGATCTTCAGCGTGGCCCTGCTCGTGCGCTACTTCCTGATGACGCCGGACATGCCTCTGGCGGCCCTGCTCGCCCAGGCGATCATGATGGGCGCCGGCAGCGTCCTGATGATGAGCCCGCTGGGTGTCGCGGCCATGCAGAGCGCGGGACCGCGGCACATGGGAGCGGCGTCCGGGTTGTTCAACACCGCGCGGCAGCTGGGGTCCACGCTGGGCTCCGCCGCGGTGGCGAGCCTCATGACGATCCAGCTGCGTGACCAGGTGATCGAGCATCGCGATGAGCTGCCGCCGGGGCAGTCACCCGGTCCGATCTCCTTCGACCAGCTCACGGGAGCCGGGGGCCAGGCGAACGAGTTCGTCCGCACGGTTGCCTGCGCCACGATGGCCAACCTCACGCTCTTTCCGGCGTGCACGTTGGCCGCAGGCAGCCTCCTCGTCTTCTTCTTGCTCAAGAACCCGACGCGGCGCGGCCCCGGCCCCGGTGGCCCGAAGCCGGCCGCCGTGAGCGTCGAGACCACGTCACCGCAACCAGCACCGGCTCGAGGCCGGTAG
- a CDS encoding response regulator transcription factor, with product MNRRNPHPGPTGDERAGPSIPSTEPGERLLVIEPDDREAERLVVELHRQGFHVEAVSTGLQALASTQAWDAVLMCQDLPDLDGLAVCRELRRSSDAVIVMVLPEPSELNCILSLNAGADDCVAKPYGLRELVARLAAIRRRMEREPSSDSTVRRGDIEIRVSRREVVVGQQRVDLTRKEFDLLVLLAEASPTVVSRDLIAERVWGRTWSQRTIDTHMSSLRSKLGCPGAIVTVRGVGFRLDASAAHPSEPASTRVLGAPAGADLRRVPAAPRAHI from the coding sequence ATGAACAGGCGAAACCCGCATCCTGGGCCCACTGGTGACGAGCGCGCTGGTCCCTCGATACCCAGCACCGAACCCGGCGAGCGCCTGCTCGTTATCGAGCCGGACGATCGCGAGGCCGAGCGCCTCGTCGTGGAGCTGCATCGGCAGGGCTTCCACGTCGAGGCGGTCTCGACCGGGCTGCAGGCTCTGGCGAGCACGCAGGCCTGGGACGCGGTCCTGATGTGTCAGGACCTGCCCGATCTGGACGGGCTCGCGGTGTGCCGTGAGCTGCGGCGATCCAGCGACGCCGTGATCGTGATGGTGCTGCCCGAGCCGAGCGAGCTGAACTGCATCCTGAGTCTCAACGCGGGGGCAGACGACTGCGTCGCGAAGCCGTACGGGCTGCGTGAGCTGGTCGCTCGACTCGCGGCGATCCGGCGGCGGATGGAGCGGGAGCCGTCCTCGGACTCGACGGTGCGCCGGGGTGACATCGAGATCAGGGTGAGCCGCCGCGAGGTCGTTGTCGGCCAGCAGCGCGTCGATCTGACCCGCAAGGAGTTCGATCTGCTCGTGCTGCTGGCCGAGGCGAGTCCGACCGTGGTCAGTCGCGATCTCATTGCGGAGCGAGTCTGGGGCCGTACCTGGTCCCAGCGGACGATCGACACACACATGTCCAGCCTGCGTTCCAAGCTCGGCTGCCCGGGGGCCATCGTCACCGTCCGTGGCGTGGGATTCAGGCTGGACGCCTCGGCCGCGCATCCGTCCGAGCCAGCGAGCACGCGGGTCCTGGGGGCTCCCGCGGGCGCGGACCTCCGGCGGGTACCCGCCGCACCACGAGCCCACATCTGA
- a CDS encoding biotin carboxylase N-terminal domain-containing protein: protein MRKILIADRGVMAARVIQACRDEGIESVAVYAGSDLFSVHSQSANEAYELSGATSAEGYLDGDQILAAATRAGADAIHPGGGAFGQDAGFAGVVTRAGLTWIGPSPKALERLNDLDRLRARAAECGVGMASRDGARGERSTARRIEVPCLVDRAQRVVTVSTRDASLRTPAQTLIAEAPARGLSAAQEGLLRRTAVAVLRDAGYVGAATCSFEVDQDSISLLGVTAGVPVEHQVTEEVTGLDLVREQLRLARGELLGDDDPTPVGHALHLRIDARDAVSGFGAEAGAVTRVVPSLGPGVRLDLGVQAGSQVEPGTDPLLAGLVVRGNDRKQMLERARRAVGQLILDGLPTLIAFHQAVLDGPWLRDASAPVGTAWLEEHLDSLGLRPQTEAVSQDALLPARETLVLEIGGRRVEVTVPCGRGPGGRSLRRTRERRGPRITSSQALASPMHGTVRQVAVKEGDRVVAGDLIAVIEAMEMEQHIAAHRHGLIQQVHISEGDQIGRDAAVCVIVGDA, encoded by the coding sequence ATGCGTAAAATCCTGATTGCTGATCGTGGCGTGATGGCCGCTCGTGTTATTCAGGCGTGCCGGGACGAGGGCATTGAGAGCGTCGCGGTATATGCCGGATCAGACCTGTTTTCCGTGCATTCACAAAGCGCGAATGAGGCGTACGAGCTGTCCGGTGCGACGTCTGCCGAGGGTTACCTCGACGGCGACCAGATCCTCGCGGCCGCCACTCGAGCCGGTGCGGACGCGATTCATCCGGGCGGCGGCGCGTTCGGCCAGGACGCCGGTTTTGCCGGTGTTGTGACACGGGCCGGCCTGACCTGGATCGGACCCTCGCCGAAGGCGCTCGAGAGGTTGAACGACCTGGACCGGTTGCGTGCCCGAGCCGCGGAGTGCGGTGTCGGCATGGCCTCTCGCGACGGAGCGCGGGGCGAACGATCCACGGCTCGACGGATCGAGGTCCCGTGCCTGGTCGACCGTGCGCAGCGGGTCGTGACGGTGTCCACCCGTGACGCCTCGCTGCGTACCCCTGCGCAAACGCTGATCGCCGAGGCACCCGCCCGAGGGCTCTCGGCCGCGCAGGAAGGTCTGCTCCGCCGCACTGCCGTGGCGGTCCTGCGCGATGCCGGATATGTGGGCGCGGCGACCTGCTCGTTCGAGGTCGACCAGGACTCCATCTCGCTCCTGGGCGTCACCGCTGGTGTGCCGGTCGAGCATCAGGTCACCGAGGAAGTGACCGGCCTCGATCTCGTCCGTGAGCAGCTGCGACTGGCCAGGGGTGAGCTACTGGGTGACGACGATCCGACGCCGGTCGGGCACGCCCTCCACCTGCGCATTGACGCCCGTGACGCGGTGTCCGGTTTCGGTGCCGAGGCCGGCGCCGTCACTCGTGTCGTGCCCTCGCTCGGGCCGGGCGTCCGGCTGGACCTCGGTGTCCAGGCCGGCTCGCAGGTCGAGCCCGGGACGGACCCGCTGCTCGCCGGGCTGGTCGTGCGCGGGAATGACCGGAAGCAGATGCTCGAGCGCGCTCGACGGGCCGTCGGTCAGCTGATCCTCGACGGTCTGCCGACCCTCATCGCCTTTCACCAGGCTGTGCTGGACGGGCCCTGGCTCCGCGATGCGTCGGCGCCTGTCGGCACGGCATGGCTCGAGGAGCACCTCGACTCATTGGGTCTGCGACCGCAGACAGAAGCGGTGTCCCAGGATGCCCTGCTGCCCGCGCGCGAGACGTTGGTCCTGGAGATCGGGGGGCGCCGGGTCGAGGTCACCGTGCCCTGTGGCCGGGGTCCCGGCGGCCGATCCCTGAGGCGGACGCGCGAGCGTCGAGGGCCGCGCATCACATCGAGCCAAGCCTTGGCCTCGCCCATGCACGGCACGGTCAGGCAGGTCGCGGTCAAGGAGGGGGACCGTGTCGTCGCCGGTGATCTGATCGCCGTCATCGAGGCCATGGAGATGGAGCAGCACATTGCTGCCCATCGCCACGGACTGATTCAGCAGGTGCATATCTCCGAGGGAGATCAGATAGGCCGCGACGCAGCAGTCTGCGTCATTGTCGGCGACGCCTGA
- a CDS encoding TcmI family type II polyketide cyclase, translating to MGVDVTVVRLAEGEAAQSHVVEFLKKEYAAETWDRGVTRIELFSYKDLVLLLAQGEPDASAGAHRLMEQALTTQGVPHETFRPKPFYSWLSADGVGQGLLSAIVVNRMEPRYADRVAGLFADLDATDFPARMGTRRRELFAFDGVYLHIQDFPDSDGLAVIDEAWRDADPRFVKICADLTPIVPPYDDTCVAHEDHIAVRSYAWEQS from the coding sequence ATGGGTGTGGATGTGACCGTCGTACGTCTCGCTGAGGGTGAGGCTGCGCAAAGCCATGTTGTTGAATTCTTGAAAAAGGAGTACGCGGCCGAGACGTGGGATCGAGGTGTGACCCGGATCGAGCTGTTCTCTTACAAGGACCTGGTTCTCCTCCTGGCTCAGGGCGAGCCCGACGCGAGCGCCGGCGCGCACCGGCTGATGGAGCAGGCGCTGACTACGCAGGGTGTCCCGCACGAGACTTTCCGGCCGAAGCCGTTCTACTCGTGGCTCAGCGCGGACGGTGTCGGGCAGGGGCTGCTGTCGGCCATCGTGGTCAACCGGATGGAGCCGCGGTACGCCGATCGCGTCGCGGGCCTGTTCGCCGATCTCGACGCCACGGACTTTCCTGCCCGGATGGGCACGCGGCGACGTGAGCTGTTCGCCTTCGACGGGGTCTACCTGCACATCCAGGACTTCCCGGACTCGGACGGCCTGGCCGTCATCGACGAGGCCTGGCGCGATGCCGACCCGCGCTTCGTGAAGATCTGTGCGGACCTCACGCCCATCGTTCCGCCGTACGACGACACCTGTGTCGCGCACGAGGATCACATCGCGGTCCGGTCCTACGCGTGGGAGCAGTCATGA
- a CDS encoding beta-ketoacyl-[acyl-carrier-protein] synthase family protein, protein MSARRRVVVTGLEVLAPGGLGRDSFWDMMTAGRTATRKISFFDPAPFRSKVAAEADFDARDFGLTSREIARMGRAAQMAVVASRSAAQHAGLEPEDIAPSRMGVTIGTAVAATMDFEEDYRVVSDDGRQSVVDPSLTGKYFYNHFVPTSYAREVAMKVGARGPCTVVSTGCTSGIDAIGHAAGLIQEGSADVMIAGGADAPISPITMACFDAIRATTPYDEDPATASRPFDARRSGFVLGEGAAFFVLEELEHALRRDATIYGEVAGYASRCNAYHMTGLRPDGKEMSDAITSALDEARLPGTSIGYINAHGSGTKQNDIHETGAFKDSLGHHAYDVPVSSIKSMVGHSLGAIGAIEIGACLLAMQNSVVPPTANLHERDPKCDLDYVPNEAREHNVDHALTVGSGFGGFQSAMVLSRTPEVSHV, encoded by the coding sequence ATGAGCGCGCGACGCCGAGTCGTCGTGACCGGACTGGAAGTCCTCGCGCCGGGCGGTCTCGGCCGAGACAGCTTCTGGGACATGATGACCGCCGGTCGAACGGCTACCCGCAAGATCTCCTTCTTCGACCCGGCACCATTCCGGTCCAAAGTCGCGGCCGAGGCCGACTTCGACGCCCGCGACTTCGGTCTCACCTCGCGTGAGATCGCCCGCATGGGACGTGCCGCGCAGATGGCTGTCGTCGCCTCCCGCTCCGCCGCGCAGCATGCCGGCCTGGAGCCCGAGGACATCGCACCGTCCCGGATGGGCGTCACGATCGGCACCGCCGTCGCGGCCACCATGGACTTCGAGGAGGACTACCGCGTCGTGAGCGACGACGGTCGCCAGTCGGTCGTCGACCCGTCGTTGACGGGCAAGTACTTCTACAACCACTTCGTTCCGACGTCGTACGCCCGTGAGGTCGCCATGAAGGTCGGCGCACGCGGACCGTGCACGGTCGTCTCGACCGGATGCACCTCGGGGATCGACGCGATCGGTCACGCGGCGGGCCTGATCCAGGAGGGCAGCGCCGACGTCATGATCGCGGGCGGCGCAGACGCGCCCATCTCGCCGATCACGATGGCCTGCTTCGACGCCATCCGGGCGACCACGCCGTACGACGAGGATCCGGCGACGGCGTCCCGACCGTTCGATGCGAGGCGCAGTGGGTTCGTCCTCGGTGAGGGTGCGGCGTTCTTCGTGCTGGAGGAACTGGAGCACGCACTGCGGCGGGACGCCACGATCTACGGAGAGGTTGCCGGCTACGCCTCGCGGTGCAACGCGTATCACATGACCGGTCTGCGGCCGGACGGCAAAGAGATGTCGGACGCGATCACCAGCGCGCTCGATGAGGCGCGGCTGCCGGGCACGTCCATCGGCTACATCAACGCGCACGGCTCGGGCACCAAGCAGAACGACATCCACGAGACGGGTGCGTTCAAGGACAGCCTTGGGCACCACGCGTACGACGTGCCCGTGAGCTCGATCAAGTCGATGGTCGGCCACTCGCTCGGTGCCATCGGCGCGATCGAGATCGGTGCCTGCCTGCTCGCGATGCAGAACTCGGTGGTCCCGCCGACGGCCAACCTGCACGAGCGCGACCCGAAGTGCGACCTGGACTACGTCCCGAACGAAGCCCGCGAGCACAACGTCGATCACGCGCTCACCGTCGGAAGCGGCTTCGGCGGCTTCCAGAGCGCGATGGTCCTGAGCCGCACCCCGGAGGTCAGTCATGTCTGA
- a CDS encoding ketosynthase chain-length factor: MSEPIVITGVGAVAPHGWGEGFWTASLEGRGGIGPITQFDATDYPCRLAGEIEDFDEARFVGRRLVPQTDRSTRIALAAGQLALEDAAVDLTAMDEFDMGVVTANFTGGFAFGQKELQELWSKGSEYVSAYQSFAWFYAVNTGQLSIRHGLKGPSGVVVTDESGALDALAQARRNVRRGAKAVLAGAIDSSLCSWGVAGLFASGRVTRSEDPRAAYLPFDSRATGQVPGEGGAMFVLEPASAAVERGHRPYAVLAGHASTFDPEPDNPSGLISAATLALQDAGLQAEDVDVVFADGAGQTSLDTSEAEAITKIFGARQVPVTVPKTMTGRLHSGGSAVDVAWASLALRHGEIPPTINVTTPDDHVLDLVTERSRTTSLRTAMVLARGAGGFNSAVVLTAA, translated from the coding sequence ATGTCTGAGCCGATCGTCATCACAGGAGTCGGAGCGGTCGCACCGCACGGTTGGGGTGAGGGGTTCTGGACCGCCTCGCTGGAAGGCCGCGGCGGCATCGGCCCGATCACCCAGTTCGACGCGACGGACTACCCGTGTCGGCTCGCGGGCGAGATCGAGGACTTCGACGAGGCCAGGTTCGTGGGGCGACGGCTCGTCCCGCAGACCGATCGTTCGACCCGGATCGCGCTGGCGGCAGGACAGCTCGCGCTGGAGGACGCGGCCGTCGACCTCACCGCGATGGACGAGTTCGACATGGGCGTTGTGACCGCCAACTTCACGGGCGGTTTCGCGTTCGGCCAGAAGGAGCTGCAGGAGCTGTGGAGCAAGGGGAGTGAGTACGTCAGCGCGTACCAGTCGTTCGCCTGGTTCTATGCGGTCAACACCGGCCAGCTGTCGATCCGGCACGGCCTGAAGGGGCCGAGCGGTGTCGTCGTCACCGACGAGTCCGGGGCCCTGGACGCGCTCGCCCAGGCCAGGCGCAATGTACGCCGCGGAGCCAAGGCCGTCCTGGCCGGTGCCATCGACTCCTCACTGTGCTCATGGGGTGTCGCCGGCCTCTTCGCCAGCGGCCGGGTGACCCGCAGCGAGGACCCACGGGCGGCGTACCTCCCGTTCGACAGCCGCGCGACCGGCCAGGTCCCCGGTGAGGGCGGGGCGATGTTCGTGCTCGAGCCGGCCTCGGCCGCAGTCGAGCGAGGACACCGGCCGTACGCCGTCCTCGCAGGGCACGCGTCGACGTTCGACCCCGAGCCTGACAACCCGTCGGGGCTGATCTCGGCCGCGACGCTCGCCCTGCAGGACGCCGGGCTGCAGGCCGAGGACGTCGATGTCGTCTTCGCCGACGGCGCGGGTCAGACGTCGCTGGACACGAGCGAGGCGGAGGCGATCACCAAGATCTTCGGCGCGCGCCAGGTGCCGGTGACCGTCCCCAAGACGATGACCGGTCGTCTCCACTCCGGCGGATCGGCGGTCGACGTCGCCTGGGCGTCCCTGGCCCTGCGGCACGGCGAGATCCCGCCGACCATCAACGTCACCACTCCGGACGACCACGTCCTGGACCTGGTGACGGAGCGCTCCCGTACGACCTCGCTGCGCACCGCGATGGTGCTCGCGCGAGGCGCCGGCGGCTTCAACTCAGCGGTCGTCCTGACCGCTGCGTGA
- a CDS encoding acyl carrier protein — protein MATFAFEDLVRVLNEGAGLEEGVELTTDVLDTPLSELGYDSLALLETVGRVEREYGVTLDESSASEELTPRDFLDVVNAAQPAVAAAP, from the coding sequence ATGGCTACTTTTGCGTTCGAAGATCTCGTCCGGGTGCTCAACGAGGGGGCCGGCCTCGAGGAGGGTGTCGAGCTCACGACCGACGTCCTGGACACCCCGTTGAGCGAGCTGGGCTACGACTCGCTCGCGCTCCTGGAGACCGTCGGTCGTGTTGAGCGTGAGTACGGCGTCACCCTCGATGAGTCGAGTGCATCCGAGGAGCTGACGCCGCGCGACTTCCTCGACGTCGTCAACGCTGCGCAGCCGGCTGTCGCAGCAGCGCCATGA
- a CDS encoding SDR family NAD(P)-dependent oxidoreductase, producing MSGSEAAADRGHVAVITGGTKGIGLACAQLLAGQGMQVFIGARSADDVQDTAAKLTAEGGGVVRGATVDVTSTDAVREFVSRAVHEFGPVDVLVNNAGISGGGVTADLTEQTWDSVLDTNLNGVFRMTHAALNEGGMRHLSWGRIINIASTAGKQGVVLGAPYSASKHGVVGFTKALGNELAPTGITVNAVCPGYVETPMAQTVRGNYARAWGISEDEVLRKFEAKIPLGRYTTPDEVAGLVGYLTSTTADAITAQALNVCGGLGNF from the coding sequence ATGAGCGGGTCCGAGGCCGCGGCCGACCGCGGTCACGTCGCGGTTATTACGGGCGGTACCAAGGGAATTGGGCTGGCCTGCGCGCAGCTTCTCGCAGGACAGGGCATGCAGGTCTTCATCGGGGCGCGCTCCGCGGATGACGTGCAGGACACCGCGGCCAAGCTCACCGCCGAGGGCGGCGGAGTGGTCCGCGGCGCGACCGTCGACGTCACCAGCACCGACGCGGTTCGGGAGTTCGTCAGCCGCGCCGTGCACGAGTTCGGACCGGTCGACGTCCTGGTCAACAACGCGGGCATCAGCGGCGGTGGCGTCACCGCCGACCTGACCGAGCAGACCTGGGACTCCGTCCTGGACACCAACCTCAACGGCGTCTTCCGGATGACGCACGCTGCCCTGAACGAGGGCGGAATGCGCCACCTGTCCTGGGGTCGGATCATCAACATCGCCTCGACGGCCGGCAAGCAGGGAGTCGTGCTCGGTGCGCCGTACTCCGCCTCCAAGCACGGCGTCGTGGGCTTCACGAAGGCACTCGGCAACGAGCTGGCGCCGACGGGGATCACCGTCAACGCGGTGTGCCCCGGATATGTCGAGACACCGATGGCGCAGACGGTGCGCGGCAACTACGCCCGGGCGTGGGGCATCTCTGAGGATGAGGTGCTGCGCAAGTTCGAGGCGAAGATCCCGCTCGGTCGCTACACCACCCCCGACGAGGTCGCCGGTCTCGTCGGCTACCTCACCTCAACGACGGCCGATGCCATCACTGCCCAGGCGCTCAACGTCTGCGGCGGGCTCGGCAACTTCTAG
- a CDS encoding aromatase/cyclase, which produces MQGQLTEVEHTIDVSADADEVYATLADVSQWPRTFPPTIHAEQVEVDDSLERIRIWARAGDGVKAWASIRDLDPAGRRIEFRQERSQSPVASMAGTWIVEPTAEGSTVRLLHAYAAEQPSDQAWLDRVVDENSRAELASLKESLEAGAEAQGLATVSFEDTVEMDGDPSEAFAFIDRAERWQERLPHVTRVRFAELGHGVQDLEMDTRSPDGSAHTTRSYRVVLDSGDIVYKQVTLPALMAVHTGRWSFRAQGDGVAVTSQHTVVVRQDQIASVLGPDATLADATAAVRKALSANSLATLGLAKQSLEQAQVAEAS; this is translated from the coding sequence ATGCAAGGACAGCTCACCGAGGTGGAGCACACCATCGACGTGTCCGCCGATGCGGACGAGGTCTACGCGACGCTCGCCGACGTCAGCCAGTGGCCGCGAACCTTCCCGCCCACCATCCACGCAGAGCAGGTCGAGGTCGACGACTCGCTGGAGCGCATCCGCATCTGGGCGCGCGCCGGCGACGGGGTCAAGGCGTGGGCGTCCATTCGCGACCTGGACCCCGCGGGCCGACGGATCGAGTTCCGTCAGGAGCGCAGCCAGTCGCCGGTGGCCTCGATGGCCGGCACCTGGATCGTCGAGCCGACCGCCGAAGGCTCGACCGTCCGGCTGCTGCACGCGTACGCCGCGGAGCAGCCGAGCGACCAGGCCTGGCTGGACCGTGTGGTCGACGAGAACTCCCGTGCCGAGCTGGCCTCCCTCAAGGAGAGTCTCGAGGCCGGCGCCGAGGCGCAGGGGCTCGCGACCGTGTCGTTCGAGGACACCGTCGAGATGGACGGGGACCCGTCGGAGGCTTTCGCGTTCATCGACCGGGCCGAGCGGTGGCAGGAGCGGCTGCCCCATGTGACGCGGGTCAGGTTCGCCGAGCTCGGCCACGGTGTGCAGGACCTCGAGATGGACACGCGGTCACCGGACGGCAGTGCGCACACGACCCGGTCGTACCGCGTGGTCCTGGACTCTGGCGACATCGTCTACAAACAGGTCACGCTCCCGGCTCTGATGGCGGTGCACACCGGCCGCTGGAGCTTCCGGGCACAGGGCGACGGCGTCGCGGTGACCTCACAGCACACGGTGGTCGTACGCCAGGACCAGATCGCGAGCGTCCTCGGACCGGATGCCACGCTCGCGGACGCGACCGCCGCCGTACGAAAGGCGTTGAGTGCCAACAGTCTTGCCACTCTGGGACTGGCCAAGCAGTCGCTCGAGCAGGCCCAGGTCGCCGAGGCCAGCTGA